A stretch of DNA from Anaerobacillus isosaccharinicus:
CCGTAGTTGTTTCCAGGTTCGATTAGGTTAATTTCATCATGCCCTGTTGGGCCATGTTCAGAGCTATACAATGTTCCATTCTCATCCCATGCTAAACCTTGGGGATTTCGATGTCCGTATGAGTAAACATAGGAATAATCAAATGGATTATCATTTGGTATGGTACCATCTAATTCCATTCTTAATATTTTTCCTGCTAAATTTTCGGTATCTTGTGAGTAATCCGGTTGTCCTGCATCCCCAGTAGTTGCGTATAATTTCCCATCTGGGCCAATGGCAATTCGCCCACCGTTATGTGTTCTCCCTCCAGGAATTTCTTCAAGTAAAACGGCTACTTCCTTCCATGTATTCTCTTCTAGTTCGAGAGCGATAATTCGGTTTAAAACTAATCCTGACTGTGTATAAGTATGGTAGGCAAACGCTACCTTTGATTGTTCGAAATCTGGTGCAACAATAAAACCTAAAAGTCCTCCTTCACCCTCATGAAGAATTTCTTTAGTAACGTTTATCGTTTGATCTATCTTTAAGCCGTTGGAACCGTGAATTTCAATAATTATTCCTGAACGCTCGCTTACATAAAAAGTATTCTCCACCTTATTAAGATTCCAAGGAATATCGAGATCTGTTGTAATTACCTCTTCAAGAAAAGTCTCTTCACTTGTTACCTGTTCACTTGGAACATCAGTGGAACAGGCCGACATGAAAAGAATGAAAATAAATAATAAAATGAGTTTTTTCAAAAAAATCACCTATTTTTTTCAATTAGATATTTTAGCTATACCCGATATTGATTAATTTGTAACTAATTATTATCTTCTAAATCCACCTTCTGAATGAATAATTTGACCTGTGATCCATTCAGCTTCATCACTCACTAGAAATTTGATTGTTTTTGCAACATCTTTTGGTTCGCCTATTCTCCCTGCAGGGAATAATGGTAAGAGGTCTTTTTTTATTGTTTCTGTCATCCACCCCGTGTCTGTTGGACCGGGGTTAATGGCATTAACAGTAATTCCTAAAGAAGCAAGTTCGGCAGATAAAGTAATTGTCAGAGCGTCAACTGCCCCTTTAGTAGTTGCATATGCCAACTCTCCTGGCATGGGTCCTTGAAATTGACCGGAAGTGAGATTAACAATCCTCCCACCAGATTTCTTACTGAATAATTGAGCAAAATGTATACTTAAAAGTGTCGTAGCTCGAACATTAACCATATAATGTTTATCTAGTTCTTCTGCTGTTAGACTAGAAAAGTCGTTATTCGTAGAGTAGGCTGCATTATTAATTAAGATGTCTGGAAATCCGAGTTGCTCAATTACGGCATTGAAAAGCTGTTGGGCAGCATTATGGATAGATAAGTCTAGCTCCATAAATGACACCTTAACCCCTTTCTGTAATAACTCTTCCTTTAATTTCATTGGCTCATCCAATTCAATACGCCAAGGCATTTCTTTGTCATAATCCGTCCAATACGTAAAAAAGATGTGATATCCAGCTTCAGCTAATTCTCTACAAATAGCAGCCCCGATACCTTTTAGGCGACTTGCACCTGTAATAATAGCAATCTTATCTTTTATCAAAGTCATAAATTTACATTCCTCCATGTTAGACAGGTTGTAATGCTACTGCTAACCTAAAAATTCTGTTTCCAGTTCAGTTTCTTTCACATCGTTATCAATAGAAACTCTGTACGCCTTCGCTGTTGGTCTTGAACTAACGATTTTAGATAGCTCCTGCTCAATGTAATGAAGGGCAACTCCATCATCTGTAGCAATCCCAGATTGGATTTGTTTAGTTCGAACAAGATTTTGATAGGTGGGTCTTCTATCAAGTTCACCATCATAATGGGGACAATTACTTCCTTGTAAGAAACCTAAGCAAGTTAATGGCTCAAGTTTATCACCATACGAGTCCGTGACTCCTTCTTCAAACCAACAAATTGAACCAGCGCTTATTCCTGCTAAAACAATTCCTTGATCCCAGGTTTTCCTTAGGATTTGATCTAAACCCCATTCTTTCCACAAAACCAATAAATTTTTCGTGTTTCCACCACCAACATAAATGATATCTTTCTCTAAGATAAACGCTTCTAAATCCCTTGTCGGAGGTCTGAATAAAGATAAATGTGATGGCTGACAGGTTTGTTCATTAAAGGAATCATAAAATCTTGTAATATAGTTTTCGGCATCTCCACTTGCGGTAGGGATAAAGCATACTTTAGGGTTTGTTTTCCTTGCTTGTTTTAATATGTACGAGTCTAATAATGGGTTATCTGGCTCCATAGAAAAGCCACCACCACCAAGTGCAATGATTTGTCTCATTTTCTAACTCACTCCTTAAATGATATGATGTCTAGCTAGAGAAGTGTAGTAATGAAGTTTATGAACAATCCTTAAGACTAGAATATCATAATCTTCTAACGTTAAAAATGCACGGTAAAAAGCATCTTGGACGAGATCATCCGCAACAAAGTGGTTTCTTGAAAGAGAAAACAAATATCGGTACAAATCATTCATATATAGTTTATAAGCTTCTTCGAGCTGCATACCTCGTTCCCCCTTTCACTTAAACCACGTTAGAACAACAAAAAAAGTGGCAGATTTCGTAAAAAGTAATCCATTTATTACATAGTGGATGCTGTTTTCTATGGTTAAATATCCAAAAGTAAGTTGCGCTACTCTTGGAAAACAAAAGAATTTAATGTATAATATATTTACAAACTTCCTAGAATAAAAAATGACCGAGTGCTGGTACACTCAGTCGTACAACCACATGCCGCAGCGATAGCGGCTGACCAATGGAAAACTATAGAAATAGCCCCCTTACTTGGCTGTCAGGGTGGCTATTTCTTTTTGTTTAAATAGACGACAATAGTTACGATCAGTGTAAAAGCTGCTATTTGTAATATGCCAAATTGAGCTATAAGACTAAATGCCTCAAATGTCGTCAAAAGCGTCACCCCCTTTCCAAAGGGGTTCAGCCGCCACCCTGCTTTATGTAGTTGCTATTTGTATTATAGCAATCATACGTTCTGTTTTCTACTAATCTTTTATATGGGGCTAATGTAACTCATAAAAAGCTCTTCTAGGTTGATTTCAAGCCCCAAACAAATTTCTCCTGCTCCTTGAACTATATTTTCTAATTATTCTTCAGAATAAAACTAAAACCCTTAATTTTAACTTATTTTCACTCGGAAAAAGAAGTTCTTAATCCTCTCCTCTTCTTCATAAATTGAATAGATGAGCAAAAAGAAAGGTGGTATGAACAGTGAACATAAGAGTGAGGCAAGGCGATAATTTTTGGTACTATAGTCGACTGTTTACTATTCCTTTACCTTTAATTTTGGATTCGAACCCTAACGTAAATCCTGTTAGTTTACAAGTTGGTCAAATTGTTAGGATCCCAGGATATTTTGTGAATTTTTATACAATCCAGGCTGGTGATACTTTTTGGAGTGTTTCGAACCGACTTGGTTTTAACTTTGACATGCTGCAGCTGTTAAATCTTACCCTAAATCCATATGGACTACAAATCGGTCAGCGGATTAATGTACCGGTTCGCGTTCAAACTCCCATCGTTCGCGGAAAAAGGTCGTATGAATATGCCACATTACTTAATGAAATTCGACAACTAGTTGAGATATATCCGTTCATTAAACGGCGTACAATAGGAAACTCGGTAATGGGGAAAGACATTGTTGAGCTTCAAGTTGGGCGAGGTAGTAAAAAAGTTCATATGAATGGATCTTTTCATGCTCACGAGTGGATTACAACACCCATATTAATGCAAACACTTAATGAATATTTATTGGCCTTAACAAATATGGGGTCAGTGAGAGAGATTTTTATGCCCCCATATTATGATGCTGTTCTTTTATCGATCGTCCCAATGGTTAATCCTGATGGTGTAGATTTAGTTATAAGAGGAGTACCTGAAGAGGAACCATATCGTAGTGACGTTTTAGCCATAAATAGAGGAAGTACTAATTTTTCTGGTTGGAAAGCGAATATACACGGTGTTGACCTAAATAACCAATACCCTGCCCTTTGGGATGTGGAAGCAGCAAGAAAGCCGAGTCAACCAGCGAGGCGAGACTTTCCCGGGTTTCAGCCATTGTCAGAACCAGAAGCCATTGCTATGGCTAATTTAACAAGAGAAGAAAATTTCGACCGAGTTTTGGCGTATCATACCCAGGGAAAGGTTATTTTTTGGGGATTTCAAGGAATGGAGCCGCCAGAGGCTGAAACCATTGTTAATGAATTTGCTAGGGTGAGTGGCTTCCGTGCTGTACGTTATGTTGATAGCTTCGCAGGCTATAAAGATTGGTTCATTCAAGAGTGGAGAAAGCCTGGGTATACTGTAGAATTAGGTAGAGGTATAAATCCCTTACCAATCTCCCAGTTTGATGAGATTTATCAAGATAACTTAGGGATCTTCTTGGCTAGTTTGTATATGTAATTATAAAGGTTATTAGATGTTAATATGCACCAGTAAATTAAGCTACTCTTGGAAATCAAAAGAAATTAATGTATAATAAATTTACAAACTTCCTAGAATAAAAATGACCGAGTGCTGGAACACCCGGTCGAACAACTACAGCCGCAGAGATAGCGGCGCACCCATTAGGTAGAACTACTATAAGAAATAGCCACCCTTACTTGGCGGTCAGGGTGGCTATTTCTCTTTGTTTAAGTAGACGACAATAGTTACAATCAGTGTAAAAGCTGCTATTAGCAATAAACCGAACTGTGCTATAAGACTAAATGCCTCGAATGTCGTCATAAGCCTCACCCCCTTTCCAAAAGGGGATCAGCCGCCACCCTGCTATATGTAGTTGCTTTCTGTATTATAGCAATCATACGTTCTATTTTCTACTAATTTTTCCTTTTAATTTACTAAAAGAACCATAATTTACATGATGGCTCATTTAGTTTCTTTACTATTTTTTTATTAGAAAAATAATTTAAACGATTACTTCTGCAATAAGTTAGGTGATTACAAATGCATTTTAAATCCTTCATGAGTCGGTTTAAATCCTAGTTGCTCATAAAACCGTATTGCATCCTTCCGATTTTTATCTGTTGTTAATTGCACGATGTGACAATTGCGCTCTTTTGCCCGGGTTATTGCCCATTGAATAAGTTGCTTTCCTATCCCTTTACCTCGAAGGAATGAAGCTGTTCGAACTCCTTCGATCGTTGCTCTCCAACCACCTTGATAAGTAATATAGGGTGTAAAAACGATTTGCAAAACACCGACGATTTTATCCTCATAGTACGCAAGAGTTAGTTCGATATTAGGATCTGAGTCTATTGAGCGAAAAGCGTCATAATAGCTTTCGGGAAGGGGGTATTCAAACTGTTCCCTATTCTTCCCTAAATCATCATCAGAGAGCATTTGTACAATAGTAACAAGATCTTCTTTGGTAGCTTTTCTATAGAAAATAAGATTTGTGTTCATATTTCATTTCTCCTCCTCTAACAATCTAGCTTAATCCCAATAGTTTTTCATAATTTCAAGGGACCAATCAGGTTGTATTACTTTTTCTTTTGGTAGAAACTCTTTCATCACGGGCTTTATATCTAATATTGGTGTTTCATTAATACAGTCAAGGCCAAGCACAACTAGTTCTCTTCCCTCTCTTTTGAGTAATCTAACTGTCGTTAAACCTAATTGATTGGGTCTGTTTTTGCCGCGTTGAGCAAAGATCCCTACTTTTGGAAGGGTTTCGTTATTCCTAGGGTGTCTTGCTCCTGAAATGATTTTTGTTTTTTCTACCTTATGAAAATAAAATATAATATCTAAATGAGAAAATGAGTCTATTTCGCTTAAAGCCTCCACTGGAAGTGAGACATCGAGGATTATCTTAGAAATTACGTCTCCCCAGTTATCGTCTTCAATTTTGCATCTATCATTATAAACAATTCCAATTGGTTTTAGTTCAATCATTTTTGTTCGCCTTCCTCTCTTTAGAGAGATACCAGTTGACTGCATTTTTAAATAGAATTTTTTCGGCAGCTATTTCATCAACAGTATTAAAAATCAACTCAATATCTGAATACTGAAAGGGTCTTTTCGCCCTAGTTGAAGGTAAGTCTGTTCCAAACATAAGTGCATCTGGGTTTGCAGCATAGATACTCCTAATTGCCTCACCAGCATCAAAATCAATTCTTCCAAATCCAGTTGCCTTCACCTTTACTCCTTTATCTACTAAAGATAAAAGTTGAGAAAAGCCTGTCTTTGATAGGCCGAGATGATCTATTGAAACTGCAGGGAGTTTTTCAACTGTTGTTGTGATCTCCGCTAAATTTTTTGAATCAATGTATAGTTCCGAATGCCAGTTCACTAATTCGTGGACTCTTCTCGCGAAATAGTCCAAACGAGAAATAGATTCCGAACCTCCTCTATTAACATTAAACCGAAGTGCTCTAACCCCTACCTTATCAAGTGTAATAATGACATCGTCTGGTGTATTGTATGGTAACTGGGTAACCCCGACAAAACTGTCTCCTAGAATTTTTAATGCATTCATTAAATAGGTTTGATCAAAGCCTTGAAAAGAACCCGATACAATTGCTCCACCAATTACATTTAAGTTTGTAATGCTTTTTAAATAGTCTTCACACGGATAATAATCAGGTACATATCCATCATTAGGAATTAACGGAAAGCCCCTATCAATAATGTGTAAGTGTGAATCAAATAATTTTATGCAAGAAATAAACTTCTCCATTCCTACTTCTCCCACTCTAATAGCTCAATTCTATTTCCAAAAGGATCATTAATATAAATCCTATTAACGCCAGGAAGATTTCGATCGACAATATAGTCGATTCCATTTACATTTAGATGCCTCTTCAATTCCTCAATGTTTTCAATCTCAAATGCAGGATGTGCTTTTTTAGCTGGGGTAAAAGGCTCTTCTATGCCAATGTGGATTTGGCTATTTGCAAATTGGAACCAAACACCGCCACGTTTTTTAAGTTCCTCAGGTTTTTCGATTTCTGTTAAACAGAGAATTCCTTGAAAAAACTCCCTTGCTTTTTCTTCTGATCCCTTTGGTGCTGCAAGCTGAACGTGATCAATTGTTTTAAAGCTAAATGACATGATCATCACTCCAATTTAATTTACTTGTATGGTCAATTTAAGTATATTAAATATAGATCTATAAGGATAATACTGATTTTTTATATGAAATGATAAGTAAAACTTATATACGGAGGTTTATATGAAAGTTGATGATTATAAATTGTTAGTAACGATTAAAAATGTGGGCACGATTCGAGGAGCTGCAAAAGAACTACTGATTTCACAGCCTGCAATAAGTCAACGGTTAAAACAAATTGAGGAACAGTGGGATGATACGATATTTATTAGAACCCACAAAAACGTTATTGTGACACCAGTTGGAGAAAAAATTATTGCCTTTGGAGAACAATTGATTAAAGGGGAAGAAAAGTTACTAGACGATATTTCAAAAATCTCAACTGCTGTAACTGGCAGGCTTTCACTCGGAGTGTCTTCTGTAGTAGGTCAATATTTATTACCAAAAATTCTTGAAAATTATATTAATCATTTTCCTGATGTTAAAATCGAGTTATTTACTAGTTTAAGCCAAACTTTAAGGAATTCTATGACCAATTTTCATTTATTAATCGTTCGTGGAGAAAAGATAAATGGGATGCACTGTATAGAGCTTTTTTCTGATCGGCTATTTTTAATTGATAAAAAAACGGTAAATAAACAAACGAAAGAAAAAATATTAGTTGAATTTCAAAGTGACCCGAGTCTCCATTCCATGGTTGACGAATGGTTTATTCAACACCCTGACATGAAGCCATCTCGTAAATTAAAGGTTGATCAAATTGAAACATGTAAGCAACTGATGTCACATGGGATTGGTATGGCGGTGTTACCCGAAATTGCCATAAACGATCTAGATCCAGAGCAATATTCGCTTCAACCTCTTATAGTAGAAAATCAACCTTTAACTAGGAAAACATGGCTCTGTTATACAGATGCTGCAAAAGAGCTACCACAGGTTAGAGCATTTCTTAATATGTTTGTAGAAGCATGAATTTTCCGGTGAAAATAAAAATAGCCCATTCAAGGGCTATTTTTTAATTAGCTTTTAAAAACCTTTTTTTACATCTACTTTATTATTAAGAGGCTTATTTTCTTCGATGTTTTTAAGGGTTTCGATAAAGCAATCAACAGCTTCATTCGGTGTAGTAACCGCTGAAATATGAGGGGTAATGGAAACTTTTGAATGATTCCATAATGGGTTATCCTCTGGGAGTGGCTCATATGTAAAGACATCAAGTACTGCAAATTTTACTCGGGCTTCATTTAAAGCTTTTAGCAAAGCTTCCTCATCCAATGAAGCTCCTCTTCCAACATTAATAAAGCCTACATTTGATAACTCGTTAAAGAAGTTATGATTAAACATTCCTTCTGTTTGTTCGGTTAAAGGTAAGGTATTAATGACATAATTCATTTGACTTAGCTGTGATAGATGATCATCAACACGTATTACCTCTTTAAAGAACTCTTTTTCTTGCCCGCTTAATGACACCCCATAAACGTCTACTCCAAACGAAGAAAGTACTTTAGCCGTTTTCTGACCAATTTCTCCAGTTCCATAAATCAGTACTTTTTGTTCGCTTAACAATCTTGGCGTTATTTGTTTCCAATTGTGTTGTGTCTGTAGTTCTTGAAACTGATCGTGAAACTGTAAATCTTTTAATATGTAACTTATGCAATATTCAGCAATTCTCTGCCCAAAAGAACAAATCGTTCTTGTTAATAATACCCTCTCATCCCATTCTTTTTTAAATAGGAACTTATCAACACCTGCACCAAGAGAGTGAACCCATTTTAAACGACTATAATCAAAGTTAGATTTCATATTAAAGGCTAAAAAAGCATCAGCCCAAACTAGATCATCAGGAGTTACCTCATCCTCTACTAAGTAGCGGAAGTTTTTTTGTAAACCATTACTTTCGATAAGTTTTTGAATTTCTTTGTACATAGGACTCACAACTACAATATTTGCTATCTCCATTTTTTCACTCTCCTTTTCCTTTTATCAATCTAATTTGTCATTATATTCTATCATAAAACTAATTTTTTTAAGACAAAAAAGACGTACCTTAGCGTTTCAGTGGTACGCCAACTTAAATATTTTTTTATCTCATTGGGATCAACAATTTGTACGGTTTTTTACTATATAAATTAAAAATTGGTACTAACATATAAATTTTCATATGATAAATTAATAGTAGTGGAGGTTTTTGTTATCTACCTCAAATAGGTAGAAAGATAGGTAAAGAAGAGGAGATTGGGCTTAATCGTGGTGATCATAATCTGCACTCATTATGACTTTCAAATTAAATTCAAGCTAAAAATAAACTCGTGAAATGAACGTTTACTGAGATGATGCTTCTGTTCTAGCTTCAACATCAAATAATCTTTGATTTAAGACTTTTATTTGACTGTCCTTTTGCTCTCCTTGCCTTTTTACATGAAGTAACATCCCAACAATGGTTTCTTCTTGGTGATGTTCAATTCGTAGTACTGTACTTTTAATTTCATTCACATCAAACCTTAAATGTTAAATGTCTATTTTTACATTACTAATATCCTCTTTCAGGTTATGGATGTCAGCTTTTACATTACTCATATCCTCTTTTAGGTTTTCGATGTCTACCTTCATGGTACTTATATCTTTTCTCATATCTTTCAATTCAAACTTAATATCATTTAACTGAATATCCGCTTTTGCTTGTCCTTCTAGTATTTTAATAAGTAACTCTTCCACAAATATCACCTCCTTTTTTTGTTATTATAGCGTGAATTTTAAAGTGAATAACTAACTTATTTTTTGATTTTGCTTACAAAAAAAAAGAAACTCTTCAAAGAGTTCCTTTTTGTAATCCTTAAATTTCAATATCGACACCAACACTGTCTAATCGCCCAACTTCTTTAATGTAAGCTGCAATTGCTTGGTGTTCTTCATTTACAACATATGCATCTAAAGCTGCTAGGTCTTCAAAGCGAACTAGTAGCATCACTTGAAATTCTTTATTTCGATCGCCAATGTTAATCCCTGCTTGAAGGTCAACAATGCCTGGAAGCTTATTTAAAGTTTTAAATCTAGTAACTACTTCCTGCAATTGTTCTTGTGTAGTTGTTTCAGCAAATTTTATCAGTACGGTACGTTGGATCATATGAAGTCCTCATTTCTAATTGTTATAAGATAAAATCTATTTTATCTAGCTAATTTTGAAAATGCAATCTTTTTAACTAGGACGAATAGTGTATCAAATCTTTTAATGCCGTTTCTAAATCAGTATATTTGAACGTAAAACCACTGGCTTGTAATTTCTTTGGAATGCAGTTTCTTCCTGTTAGAGCTAAACTTGGTTCAGTTTGCATAAATGCATAAGCGCCTAACCAGACAAATGGAGTTGGTGCCGGTAGCGTCCACCCCTTACCCATTACATCTCTTAGTGTTTTCATAAACTCTTTATTTGTAATAGGCGTGGGACTTGTTGCATTAAAAATTCCTTCGTATTTGTTGTTCTCAATTGCAGTTAGAAACATTTCGTTTAGGTCGTCAATATGTAACCAACTAATATATTGTTTTCCAGACCCTACCGTACCTCCAAGGTTAAGCTTAGTTAGTTTTTTCAGTGGCTCGAGGGCACCTCCATTTTTACCTAAGGCAAACCCAATTCTTAAGAGAACTTGGCGTGTAGAAGAAAATGTTTGTCTGAAAAATTCCTCTTCCCACTGCTGGCAAACATCTACAGAGAACCCTGATCCATGGGGAGCTTCTTCATGGCAAACTTCCTTTGTGTCACCAAAAATGGCTAATGAACCCGCTTGTACAATTACTTCAGGAGGGTGTTCACATTTGCGAATTGCTTCATCTAAAACTTTCACCGAATTTAACCTAGAAGAGATAATTTCTTTTTTATTTTTCTTCGTGTAAATACAATTGACACTTTTGCCAGTGAAATTCACAATCGCATAACTGCCATCAATTTCATTCGCCCACTCACCTAAACAAACTCCATCCCATTGAATATATTTTATTGGAAGATCAGAATGCTTAACGGTTCTCGATAAAATGACTACTTGATAGCCCTTGTTTGATAAAAATTCAGCCAAAGCTGTTCCTAAAAAGCCTGATCCACCTGCAAGAATAATTTTTCTGCTCATCAAACCACAACCTTCCTAGTTAAATACAAAACTTAAAGATCGATCACACGACCTTTTTCACTAGACTCTCTAACTGCATCGAGGATCACTTGCACCTTGTAGCCGGTTTCAAATGAAGGAAGATAATCTGAAACTTCGTGCTCGTCTACCGCATGATAAACTGCGTCTAATGAACGATAAAAAGCGTTGTAGTAACGTGCAGCTACATCAC
This window harbors:
- a CDS encoding putative holin-like toxin, producing the protein MTTFEAFSLIAQFGILQIAAFTLIVTIVVYLNKKK
- a CDS encoding D-2-hydroxyacid dehydrogenase, encoding MEIANIVVVSPMYKEIQKLIESNGLQKNFRYLVEDEVTPDDLVWADAFLAFNMKSNFDYSRLKWVHSLGAGVDKFLFKKEWDERVLLTRTICSFGQRIAEYCISYILKDLQFHDQFQELQTQHNWKQITPRLLSEQKVLIYGTGEIGQKTAKVLSSFGVDVYGVSLSGQEKEFFKEVIRVDDHLSQLSQMNYVINTLPLTEQTEGMFNHNFFNELSNVGFINVGRGASLDEEALLKALNEARVKFAVLDVFTYEPLPEDNPLWNHSKVSITPHISAVTTPNEAVDCFIETLKNIEENKPLNNKVDVKKGF
- a CDS encoding Dabb family protein; its protein translation is MIQRTVLIKFAETTTQEQLQEVVTRFKTLNKLPGIVDLQAGINIGDRNKEFQVMLLVRFEDLAALDAYVVNEEHQAIAAYIKEVGRLDSVGVDIEI
- a CDS encoding PQQ-dependent sugar dehydrogenase, producing MIFLKKLILLFIFILFMSACSTDVPSEQVTSEETFLEEVITTDLDIPWNLNKVENTFYVSERSGIIIEIHGSNGLKIDQTINVTKEILHEGEGGLLGFIVAPDFEQSKVAFAYHTYTQSGLVLNRIIALELEENTWKEVAVLLEEIPGGRTHNGGRIAIGPDGKLYATTGDAGQPDYSQDTENLAGKILRMELDGTIPNDNPFDYSYVYSYGHRNPQGLAWDENGTLYSSEHGPTGHDEINLIEPGNNYGWPIIKGDQQETNMVTPLFHSGDETWAPSGIAIKDNKIYVANLRGLHIRMFNLTDRTESIFYEYGGRLRDVLIEENTLYTITNNRDGRGTPQDDDDKLIKIKLSE
- a CDS encoding GNAT family N-acetyltransferase, with translation MNTNLIFYRKATKEDLVTIVQMLSDDDLGKNREQFEYPLPESYYDAFRSIDSDPNIELTLAYYEDKIVGVLQIVFTPYITYQGGWRATIEGVRTASFLRGKGIGKQLIQWAITRAKERNCHIVQLTTDKNRKDAIRFYEQLGFKPTHEGFKMHL
- a CDS encoding putative holin-like toxin — encoded protein: MTTFEAFSLIAQFGLLLIAAFTLIVTIVVYLNKEK
- a CDS encoding Type 1 glutamine amidotransferase-like domain-containing protein — its product is MRQIIALGGGGFSMEPDNPLLDSYILKQARKTNPKVCFIPTASGDAENYITRFYDSFNEQTCQPSHLSLFRPPTRDLEAFILEKDIIYVGGGNTKNLLVLWKEWGLDQILRKTWDQGIVLAGISAGSICWFEEGVTDSYGDKLEPLTCLGFLQGSNCPHYDGELDRRPTYQNLVRTKQIQSGIATDDGVALHYIEQELSKIVSSRPTAKAYRVSIDNDVKETELETEFLG
- a CDS encoding TIGR01777 family oxidoreductase; the encoded protein is MSRKIILAGGSGFLGTALAEFLSNKGYQVVILSRTVKHSDLPIKYIQWDGVCLGEWANEIDGSYAIVNFTGKSVNCIYTKKNKKEIISSRLNSVKVLDEAIRKCEHPPEVIVQAGSLAIFGDTKEVCHEEAPHGSGFSVDVCQQWEEEFFRQTFSSTRQVLLRIGFALGKNGGALEPLKKLTKLNLGGTVGSGKQYISWLHIDDLNEMFLTAIENNKYEGIFNATSPTPITNKEFMKTLRDVMGKGWTLPAPTPFVWLGAYAFMQTEPSLALTGRNCIPKKLQASGFTFKYTDLETALKDLIHYSS
- a CDS encoding VOC family protein; this translates as MSFSFKTIDHVQLAAPKGSEEKAREFFQGILCLTEIEKPEELKKRGGVWFQFANSQIHIGIEEPFTPAKKAHPAFEIENIEELKRHLNVNGIDYIVDRNLPGVNRIYINDPFGNRIELLEWEK
- a CDS encoding SDR family oxidoreductase; translated protein: MTLIKDKIAIITGASRLKGIGAAICRELAEAGYHIFFTYWTDYDKEMPWRIELDEPMKLKEELLQKGVKVSFMELDLSIHNAAQQLFNAVIEQLGFPDILINNAAYSTNNDFSSLTAEELDKHYMVNVRATTLLSIHFAQLFSKKSGGRIVNLTSGQFQGPMPGELAYATTKGAVDALTITLSAELASLGITVNAINPGPTDTGWMTETIKKDLLPLFPAGRIGEPKDVAKTIKFLVSDEAEWITGQIIHSEGGFRR
- a CDS encoding amidohydrolase family protein — encoded protein: MEKFISCIKLFDSHLHIIDRGFPLIPNDGYVPDYYPCEDYLKSITNLNVIGGAIVSGSFQGFDQTYLMNALKILGDSFVGVTQLPYNTPDDVIITLDKVGVRALRFNVNRGGSESISRLDYFARRVHELVNWHSELYIDSKNLAEITTTVEKLPAVSIDHLGLSKTGFSQLLSLVDKGVKVKATGFGRIDFDAGEAIRSIYAANPDALMFGTDLPSTRAKRPFQYSDIELIFNTVDEIAAEKILFKNAVNWYLSKERKANKND
- a CDS encoding LysR family transcriptional regulator — its product is MKVDDYKLLVTIKNVGTIRGAAKELLISQPAISQRLKQIEEQWDDTIFIRTHKNVIVTPVGEKIIAFGEQLIKGEEKLLDDISKISTAVTGRLSLGVSSVVGQYLLPKILENYINHFPDVKIELFTSLSQTLRNSMTNFHLLIVRGEKINGMHCIELFSDRLFLIDKKTVNKQTKEKILVEFQSDPSLHSMVDEWFIQHPDMKPSRKLKVDQIETCKQLMSHGIGMAVLPEIAINDLDPEQYSLQPLIVENQPLTRKTWLCYTDAAKELPQVRAFLNMFVEA
- a CDS encoding M14 family metallopeptidase: MNIRVRQGDNFWYYSRLFTIPLPLILDSNPNVNPVSLQVGQIVRIPGYFVNFYTIQAGDTFWSVSNRLGFNFDMLQLLNLTLNPYGLQIGQRINVPVRVQTPIVRGKRSYEYATLLNEIRQLVEIYPFIKRRTIGNSVMGKDIVELQVGRGSKKVHMNGSFHAHEWITTPILMQTLNEYLLALTNMGSVREIFMPPYYDAVLLSIVPMVNPDGVDLVIRGVPEEEPYRSDVLAINRGSTNFSGWKANIHGVDLNNQYPALWDVEAARKPSQPARRDFPGFQPLSEPEAIAMANLTREENFDRVLAYHTQGKVIFWGFQGMEPPEAETIVNEFARVSGFRAVRYVDSFAGYKDWFIQEWRKPGYTVELGRGINPLPISQFDEIYQDNLGIFLASLYM
- a CDS encoding SAM-dependent methyltransferase, which produces MIELKPIGIVYNDRCKIEDDNWGDVISKIILDVSLPVEALSEIDSFSHLDIIFYFHKVEKTKIISGARHPRNNETLPKVGIFAQRGKNRPNQLGLTTVRLLKREGRELVVLGLDCINETPILDIKPVMKEFLPKEKVIQPDWSLEIMKNYWD